AATTCCGAGGACAGTAACCAGCTTCATCACAAGCTAACGTCTCTGGAACAGACAAACGCAGATCTCAAACGTGAACTTGTGAAACAACAGGAAAACCTGAATCAGAGTAACAAACGCTATCAAACTCTGTTCGACAAAACCGCCGATGCATTGTTGGTTATAGATGGCAATCAATTCATTGATTGTAATCAGGCAACTCTGAATATGCTGGGCTATTCGAGCAAGGAAGAGTTAAGTAACACTCATCCGTCTAAACTCAGCCCCCAAAAGCAACCCGATGGCAGAGATTCCAAAGAAAAAGCCAATGAAATGATTGAAATCGCCTTTGCTAAAGGCAGCCACCGCTTTGAATGGGATCACAAGCGTAAAAATGGCGAAGTATTTCCAGTAGAAGTATTGCTTACCTCAATCCCAAACGGTGACACCAACCTGCTTTATACGGTCTGGCGAGATATTTCGGAGCGTAAAAAAGCAGAAGCAGAGATTAAATACCGCGCGAATTACGATGCCCTCACAGGTCTACCCAACAGAAACCTGCTTAATGAACACCTCAAAACCGCTTATCAAAAAGCCATTGCCGAAAGGGAATACCATGCCATTCTCTTTCTTGATCTGGATCGCTTTAAAAACGTCAATGATTCAATGGGTCATACCATTGGCGACCAATTGCTGATTTCCTGTGCCAAACGCATTAAATCCCTGCTCCGCCCCAATGATATTCTGGCTCGATTCGGAGGCGACGAGTTTGTGGTGCTGGTTAACAACCTGGGAAAAAACCTGCAACAGGCCAATATCATTGCAGAACGAATCGCAGAAAATATACGACAAAGTTTTAACTCTCCTGTACAAGTTGGACAGTACGAACTGCAAGTGACCTTAAGTGCCGGGATAACCACCTTCCCGCTCACCGATGAATCCATTGAAGATGTACTGAAATATGCGGATGTTGCCATGTATAAAGCCAAAGACACTGGGCGCAACAAAACCGCCTTTTTTGTCTCCAGCATGCAGGAAAGCATACTGCGACGCTTACATATTGAAAAAGATCTGCGCACAGCAATTGAAAAACAGGATATCTATGTCGACTACCAACCACAGTTCACTATCTCTGGTGCAATAGAGGGAGTAGAAGCACTAGCCAGATGGAATCATCCTGATTATGGCCTGATCCCACCCGAGGAATTTATCTCTGTAGCCGAGGATTCGGGCATGATTACTGACTTGGGCGAACATGTGCTGAAAACCGCCTGTAAAGACATTGAGCGAGTGACAAAAGAAACAGGGAAAACCTTGAAGCTATCAATAAATGTGAGCCCAAAACAATTGAATCAATCGGGGTTTGTGGCCTCAATGATTTCCATACTGGATAACTTTACCTTGCCAACGGCTAACGTCACTCTGGAAGTTACCGAGCATGTGTTAATTGAGAACTTCAACGTCATTTTGCATAAGCTTAATGAGCTTAAAAATTTAGGGCTCAAAATCTCGTTAGATGACTTTGGCACAGGCTATTCATCGCTTAGTTATTTAAAACAACTGCCATTGAGTGAACTAAAAATCGATCGTGCTTTTGTAATGAATCTGCATGCCAACAGCAATGACACCCGACTGGTTAAAACCATTATTGATATTGGTCATGAGTTTGGCCTAAAAGTCGTCGCAGAAGGTGTTGAAACCCTGTATCAGTTGAATTACTTAAAAGAACTGAACTGCAATTGCTATCAGGGCTACTACCTTAGCAAACCCCTTTCACTGCCAGATTTAGTGACTCTGGTAAAACGCCATATCAATATTGCCCAGGTAAACTAGCATTCGTGTTACATTTGCCATCACCCAGCTGAGCAAGAGAGAACAAAGCATAAATGTGTGGCAGATTGAATGTAACTGACGATCCGTCTGTTAGAGCCTTATATGATTTATTGGATATTAATCTTTGGTCACAACAGCCCATTTTTAGTAGATACATAGGCGCAGCTCAACCCGTATCCATTGTTAGAGAAACATCCTTGGG
Above is a window of Paraneptunicella aestuarii DNA encoding:
- a CDS encoding sensor domain-containing protein, which codes for MNSDQPNISKRLLIMFAVFCTVVCGLLFVYSSYQTEKHLGSLSREYQQRLFSGYRQLLELQGGKLSTLITFLSEDQALKNHFRERNRTALYEHLTNHLGSLYGDQDAIELYFHAPDGQNFLRFQQPEKFGDHVPHYTLESSMRSGQSSYGIELDSIGLPVLSVVLPWRDTGDLLGYIEATTTMTSVLEGLASINDVTILLAMDKQYLNQNQYLPSDEEIKKTRFLYNTPEFLVLSTGYNQFVKSLLPILSTSRQQTFYQSDNNGLYQIVSSLPIHNSENEITSYLYFMVDVSTLIAANGIPIISITLILLALGMSIIGLFFFYGEKLQSRMAKLLENSEDSNQLHHKLTSLEQTNADLKRELVKQQENLNQSNKRYQTLFDKTADALLVIDGNQFIDCNQATLNMLGYSSKEELSNTHPSKLSPQKQPDGRDSKEKANEMIEIAFAKGSHRFEWDHKRKNGEVFPVEVLLTSIPNGDTNLLYTVWRDISERKKAEAEIKYRANYDALTGLPNRNLLNEHLKTAYQKAIAEREYHAILFLDLDRFKNVNDSMGHTIGDQLLISCAKRIKSLLRPNDILARFGGDEFVVLVNNLGKNLQQANIIAERIAENIRQSFNSPVQVGQYELQVTLSAGITTFPLTDESIEDVLKYADVAMYKAKDTGRNKTAFFVSSMQESILRRLHIEKDLRTAIEKQDIYVDYQPQFTISGAIEGVEALARWNHPDYGLIPPEEFISVAEDSGMITDLGEHVLKTACKDIERVTKETGKTLKLSINVSPKQLNQSGFVASMISILDNFTLPTANVTLEVTEHVLIENFNVILHKLNELKNLGLKISLDDFGTGYSSLSYLKQLPLSELKIDRAFVMNLHANSNDTRLVKTIIDIGHEFGLKVVAEGVETLYQLNYLKELNCNCYQGYYLSKPLSLPDLVTLVKRHINIAQVN